From a region of the Rathayibacter sp. VKM Ac-2804 genome:
- a CDS encoding ketose-bisphosphate aldolase, translated as MLVSGKDLLDVANANGFAVPAFNVSDYAMMNGLFEISEEKDSPLLIAIHPDELSHTGVDILHAIIARAHRSSVPVTIHLDHGGTYEQVLLAIKSGFTSVMIDGSMLPYDENVAITKRVVDAAHAVGVSVEGELGTIGKTDNEAEDGAANIIYTEPEEAVDFVASTGVDSLAIAIGTSHGLYPASMKPALKLDLLAEIKKRVAVPLVLHGGSNNPDAEIAESVKRGVNKINISSDIKASYHNKMREVLADPSVREPNTIQPPSIAAMKQTAAEKIDLFGSAGKAELY; from the coding sequence ATGCTTGTTTCCGGAAAAGATCTGCTGGACGTCGCCAATGCGAACGGCTTCGCCGTCCCCGCGTTCAACGTCAGCGACTACGCCATGATGAACGGCCTCTTCGAGATCAGCGAGGAGAAGGACTCCCCGCTGCTCATCGCGATCCACCCCGACGAGCTGAGCCACACCGGAGTGGACATCCTGCACGCGATCATCGCCCGCGCCCACCGCTCCAGCGTCCCCGTGACCATCCACCTCGACCACGGCGGCACCTACGAGCAGGTGCTGCTCGCGATCAAGTCGGGCTTCACCTCCGTCATGATCGACGGCTCGATGCTCCCCTACGACGAGAACGTCGCGATCACCAAGCGCGTCGTCGACGCCGCGCACGCCGTCGGCGTCTCGGTCGAGGGCGAGCTGGGCACCATCGGCAAGACGGACAACGAGGCGGAGGACGGAGCCGCGAACATCATCTACACCGAGCCCGAGGAGGCCGTCGACTTCGTCGCCTCGACCGGGGTCGACAGCCTGGCGATCGCGATCGGCACCAGCCACGGCCTGTACCCGGCGTCGATGAAGCCGGCGCTGAAGCTCGACCTGCTCGCCGAGATCAAGAAGCGCGTCGCGGTGCCGCTGGTCCTCCACGGCGGGTCGAACAACCCCGACGCCGAGATCGCGGAATCGGTGAAGCGCGGCGTGAACAAGATCAACATCTCGAGCGACATCAAGGCCTCGTACCACAACAAGATGCGGGAGGTGCTCGCCGACCCCTCGGTCCGCGAGCCGAACACCATCCAGCCGCCCTCCATCGCCGCGATGAAGCAGACGGCCGCCGAGAAGATCGACCTGTTCGGCTCCGCCGGCAAGGCCGAGCTCTACTAG
- a CDS encoding carbohydrate ABC transporter permease: MTATATRPAVRTPRLLAAKAGVWLLLLIGAAFAGLPIVWMAASSFKSNTEIFEYPPRLITDTFSFAAYAGILNDPTKVRFFINSYVVALAVVALTLVVAILASYAFSRYEFRFKRPINIIIVSVQAVPPITLLIPFFGLMVTLRLYNTYQGLILTYLVFTLPYAIIMLTGYFNTLPRDLDEAARMDGAGPMTVLWRILVPIAIPGIVSVGVYTFMIAWNEYLFALTLTRTDDMRTVPIGIQLLMGQNSYEWNEMMAMSILGCVPVLLLFLFFQRYFIGGMTAGAVKS, encoded by the coding sequence GTGACTGCCACCGCCACCCGCCCGGCCGTCCGCACGCCGCGGCTCCTCGCCGCGAAGGCCGGGGTCTGGCTCCTCCTCCTGATCGGCGCCGCCTTCGCGGGCCTGCCGATCGTCTGGATGGCCGCCAGCTCGTTCAAGTCGAACACCGAGATCTTCGAGTACCCGCCCCGGCTGATCACCGACACGTTCTCGTTCGCGGCCTACGCCGGGATCCTGAATGATCCGACCAAGGTCCGCTTCTTCATCAACAGCTACGTCGTCGCCCTCGCGGTCGTCGCGCTGACGCTGGTGGTCGCGATCCTCGCGTCCTACGCGTTCAGCCGCTACGAGTTCCGCTTCAAGCGGCCGATCAACATCATCATCGTCAGCGTGCAGGCGGTGCCGCCGATCACCCTGCTGATCCCGTTCTTCGGGCTGATGGTGACGCTGCGGCTCTACAACACCTACCAGGGGCTGATCCTCACCTATCTGGTCTTCACGCTGCCCTACGCGATCATCATGCTGACCGGCTACTTCAACACCCTCCCCCGCGATCTCGATGAGGCGGCGCGGATGGACGGGGCCGGCCCGATGACGGTGCTCTGGCGGATCCTGGTTCCGATCGCGATCCCCGGGATCGTCTCGGTGGGGGTCTACACCTTCATGATCGCGTGGAACGAGTACCTCTTCGCGCTCACCCTGACCCGCACCGACGACATGCGCACGGTGCCGATCGGCATCCAGCTGCTGATGGGCCAGAACTCCTACGAGTGGAACGAGATGATGGCGATGAGCATCCTCGGATGCGTTCCCGTCCTCCTCCTCTTCCTCTTCTTCCAGCGGTACTTCATCGGCGGCATGACCGCCGGGGCCGTCAAGAGCTGA
- a CDS encoding sugar ABC transporter permease produces the protein MVALLSTPQRPAAGSPAPAGAPRRKRRDLAPYLYLSPTAIVMLVLMLVPVLLVIGYSFFDNVITNPKPAFVGLANYLEVLGDPKFRTATGNTVVFVGVSVAAHLVLGLGFAMLLNSPLVPTVAKSLFRVVYVLPWLFTVAIIAVLWRLLLNPNGVINYALISLGLTDKGVEWLASPATALLSVTFINIWAGYSFYMITLLAGLQGIPHDLYEAAKVDGASAWQRFWNVTIPQLKPIIISMSVLDIIWTSQQFALIWMTTGGGPIDATEMLSTYTYKLAFSRYEFSVASASAVLILLLTMVLAFFYVRNQKARD, from the coding sequence GTGGTCGCACTGCTGAGCACGCCGCAGCGTCCCGCCGCCGGCAGCCCCGCCCCCGCCGGTGCGCCGCGCCGGAAGCGCCGCGACCTCGCGCCCTACCTCTACCTCTCTCCCACGGCGATCGTGATGCTCGTCCTGATGCTCGTGCCGGTGCTGCTGGTGATCGGGTACTCGTTCTTCGACAACGTCATCACGAACCCGAAGCCCGCCTTCGTCGGCCTCGCGAACTACCTCGAGGTCCTCGGCGATCCGAAGTTCCGCACGGCGACCGGCAACACGGTCGTCTTCGTCGGCGTCAGCGTCGCCGCGCACCTGGTGCTCGGCCTGGGCTTCGCGATGCTGCTGAACTCGCCGCTCGTGCCGACCGTCGCCAAGTCGCTCTTCCGCGTGGTCTACGTCCTGCCGTGGCTGTTCACCGTCGCGATCATCGCGGTGCTCTGGCGGCTGCTGCTCAACCCCAACGGCGTCATCAACTACGCGCTGATCTCTCTCGGGCTCACCGACAAGGGCGTCGAGTGGCTCGCCTCCCCCGCGACCGCACTGCTCTCGGTCACCTTCATCAACATCTGGGCGGGCTACTCGTTCTACATGATCACGCTGCTGGCGGGTCTGCAGGGCATCCCGCACGACCTCTACGAGGCGGCGAAGGTCGACGGGGCGAGCGCCTGGCAGCGCTTCTGGAACGTCACGATCCCGCAGCTCAAGCCGATCATCATCAGCATGTCGGTCCTGGACATCATCTGGACCTCGCAGCAGTTCGCGCTGATCTGGATGACGACCGGCGGCGGCCCGATCGACGCGACCGAGATGCTCAGCACCTACACCTACAAGCTCGCGTTCAGCCGCTACGAGTTCTCGGTGGCCTCGGCGAGCGCCGTCCTGATCCTCCTCCTCACCATGGTCCTCGCGTTCTTCTACGTGCGGAACCAGAAAGCCAGGGACTGA
- a CDS encoding sugar ABC transporter substrate-binding protein, with amino-acid sequence MSKGARIKRAVVFTVSAAFAATTLTGCSQGGGDSAAGGDITLEFAQWWEPELSDGALRGLMDDFEAANPGITVDLLSGPYASTKEQLFAGAAAGTMSDVVGLDGAWISDFAKQGALADLGPLLSDAGFDESQLSSTVVVDGKTAMVPVVNFVYPLFTNDALLSEAGVAAPPSTRSEFESAAKAITALGDNTSGWVLPLSSDAPNGIQNDVMSWVWASGGSMLDDGKPDLTNDAVTSAVDYIAQLDADGVIAPGAATMKEQDKVEEFTNGRVGMMIDSLSHIATIRESNPDLTFSISAIPAEDGFSGERGIPFASWGIGVSASSEHPAEAAKLVSFLMSADTNSELSTLANAFPGNTASTPDFSDSDPLYQEAFDIYSAGYPANEFVGLPVAEQLMRDFDEQLQAALNGDQSVDEALEKSQEAWLGEF; translated from the coding sequence ATGAGCAAAGGTGCTCGCATCAAGAGAGCCGTCGTCTTCACCGTCAGCGCGGCGTTCGCCGCGACGACGCTGACCGGCTGCAGCCAGGGTGGCGGCGACTCCGCGGCAGGCGGAGACATCACCCTCGAATTCGCGCAGTGGTGGGAGCCCGAGCTCTCGGACGGCGCCCTCCGCGGCCTGATGGACGACTTCGAGGCCGCGAACCCCGGCATCACGGTCGACCTCCTCAGCGGCCCGTACGCCTCGACCAAGGAGCAGCTCTTCGCGGGTGCCGCGGCCGGCACGATGTCCGACGTCGTCGGTCTCGACGGCGCCTGGATCAGCGACTTCGCGAAGCAGGGTGCGCTGGCCGATCTCGGCCCGCTGCTCTCGGACGCGGGCTTCGACGAGAGCCAGCTCTCCTCGACCGTCGTCGTCGACGGCAAGACCGCCATGGTCCCGGTCGTCAACTTCGTCTACCCGCTCTTCACCAACGACGCGCTGCTCTCCGAGGCGGGCGTCGCCGCTCCCCCCTCGACCCGCAGCGAGTTCGAGTCGGCGGCCAAGGCGATCACGGCGCTCGGCGACAACACCAGCGGCTGGGTGCTCCCGCTCTCGAGCGACGCCCCCAACGGGATCCAGAACGACGTCATGTCCTGGGTCTGGGCCTCCGGCGGCAGCATGCTCGACGACGGCAAGCCGGACCTCACCAACGACGCCGTCACCAGCGCGGTCGACTACATCGCGCAGCTCGACGCCGACGGTGTGATCGCCCCCGGTGCCGCGACGATGAAGGAGCAGGACAAGGTCGAGGAGTTCACGAACGGGCGCGTCGGCATGATGATCGACTCCCTCTCGCACATCGCCACGATCCGGGAGTCGAACCCCGACCTGACGTTCAGCATCTCGGCCATCCCGGCCGAGGACGGCTTCAGCGGCGAGCGCGGCATCCCCTTCGCCTCCTGGGGCATCGGGGTCTCGGCCAGCAGCGAGCACCCGGCCGAGGCCGCGAAGCTCGTGTCGTTCCTGATGAGCGCCGACACCAACTCGGAGCTGTCCACGCTGGCGAACGCCTTCCCCGGCAACACCGCCTCCACGCCGGACTTCTCGGACAGCGATCCGCTGTACCAGGAGGCCTTCGACATCTACTCCGCCGGCTACCCGGCGAACGAGTTCGTCGGCCTGCCCGTCGCGGAGCAGCTGATGCGCGACTTCGACGAGCAGCTGCAGGCCGCCCTCAACGGCGACCAGAGCGTCGACGAGGCGCTGGAGAAGTCCCAGGAAGCCTGGCTCGGCGAGTTCTGA
- a CDS encoding DeoR/GlpR family DNA-binding transcription regulator, whose amino-acid sequence MPDTDDAPSANDAPLRLPAGRKADLAAYVAEAGEVTVTTLARRFSVSADTVRRDLDQLDADGYLVRTHGGAVSLAVMPATEKRLDVRLGIQRGAKEKIGALAAGLVDNGAVVMLNAGTTSLAVVRHLNDHRELTIATNNLRVPAEIGSKTCRDLFVFGGAVRLGGQSTVGPVGFAVAEQGAAVDLHCDIGLISVGAVSAENGYSTSNLAEGVMMSEMIARCERVAILADQTKFGRTLFAQVAELGRADYLVTDAPPPPELEEALREKGVRVVLPPVAAARER is encoded by the coding sequence ATGCCCGACACCGACGACGCCCCCTCCGCGAACGACGCTCCGCTCCGTCTGCCGGCCGGCCGGAAGGCCGACCTGGCCGCCTACGTCGCCGAGGCGGGGGAGGTCACGGTCACCACGCTGGCCCGCCGCTTCTCGGTCTCCGCCGACACCGTGCGCCGCGATCTCGACCAGCTCGACGCGGACGGCTACCTCGTCCGCACGCACGGCGGCGCGGTGAGCCTCGCGGTGATGCCCGCCACCGAGAAGCGCCTCGACGTGCGCCTGGGGATCCAGCGCGGCGCGAAGGAGAAGATCGGCGCGCTCGCCGCCGGCCTCGTCGACAACGGGGCGGTGGTGATGCTGAACGCCGGCACGACCTCGCTCGCCGTCGTCCGGCACCTCAACGACCACCGTGAGCTGACGATCGCGACGAACAACCTGCGCGTCCCCGCCGAGATCGGCTCGAAGACCTGCCGCGACCTCTTCGTCTTCGGCGGCGCCGTCCGCCTCGGCGGCCAGTCGACGGTCGGCCCGGTGGGCTTCGCGGTCGCGGAGCAGGGCGCCGCGGTCGATCTGCACTGCGACATCGGCCTGATCTCGGTCGGCGCCGTCTCGGCCGAGAACGGCTACTCGACCAGCAACCTGGCGGAGGGCGTGATGATGAGCGAGATGATCGCGCGCTGCGAGCGGGTGGCGATCCTGGCCGACCAGACCAAGTTCGGCCGGACCCTCTTCGCGCAGGTGGCGGAGCTCGGACGGGCCGACTACCTCGTCACGGACGCCCCGCCGCCGCCGGAGCTCGAGGAGGCGCTGCGGGAGAAGGGCGTGCGCGTGGTGCTGCCGCCGGTGGCCGCCGCCCGCGAGCGCTGA
- a CDS encoding Rv3235 family protein: MMHPTDAFDYRTLPLEADAIIPATPAAAFFAPQPATRAELPDPEPILACLTLLVVEVLGGSREIDQLARWLSDDVYRHLQKRVVMAARARSVKGRSAQRIPFTVGRVVVTEPRDGIVEAVVLVHNRVRTRAVAIRLEGTDARWRATAINVL; encoded by the coding sequence ATGATGCACCCCACCGATGCGTTCGATTACCGCACCCTGCCGCTCGAGGCGGACGCGATCATCCCCGCGACGCCCGCCGCCGCCTTCTTCGCCCCCCAGCCGGCGACGCGGGCGGAGCTGCCCGATCCCGAGCCGATCCTGGCCTGCCTGACGCTGCTGGTGGTCGAGGTCCTGGGCGGCTCGCGTGAGATCGACCAGCTCGCCCGCTGGCTGAGCGACGACGTGTACCGGCACCTGCAGAAGCGGGTGGTGATGGCCGCGCGCGCCCGGAGCGTCAAGGGCCGCTCGGCGCAGCGCATCCCGTTCACCGTCGGCCGGGTCGTCGTCACGGAGCCGCGGGACGGGATCGTCGAAGCCGTCGTCCTCGTGCACAACCGGGTGCGCACCCGCGCGGTCGCCATCCGGCTGGAGGGCACCGACGCCCGCTGGCGGGCGACGGCGATCAACGTGCTGTAG
- a CDS encoding PAS domain-containing sensor histidine kinase: MSTLSDLVLSHGRSTDADVEWLHLLVGDLQLLADLAFADIVLWVPTAEGGFVAVAHARPSSAATLFYRDFVGQKIKAEWRAQVAEAFESARIVDTSAPDWFEETPTRVRAVPVIRRLGGSDSATTDQPIAVVTRHTNLSETRTPSRQELTFNDCANDLFSMIASGDFPDLGAPTGPRRGAPRASDGLIRLDVDGITTFASPNALSAFNRIGFADELEGESLAEVTTGLVAGKVVIDESLPLVVTGRAPWRTDIEARGVTVSLRAIPIRDRGERVGAVVLCRDVTELRHQERELITKDATIREIHHRVKNNLQTVASLLRIQARRTHSDLAREALTQAMRRVAAIAVVHDTLSEGLAQNVDFDAVFDRVLLLIAEVASTHNTTVHPTFTGSFGDLPSEYATPLALALTELVTNAVEHGLAGREGDVEIVATRGDDELTVKVRDTGVGLPEGKVGSGLGTQIVRTLIQGELGGTIDWHTLVGRGTEVTIEVPLRWLKGPRV; this comes from the coding sequence GTGTCGACCCTCAGTGATCTCGTCCTCTCCCACGGCCGCTCCACGGACGCGGACGTCGAATGGCTGCACCTCCTGGTCGGCGATCTGCAGCTCCTCGCCGACCTCGCCTTCGCCGACATCGTGCTGTGGGTGCCGACGGCGGAGGGCGGCTTCGTCGCGGTCGCGCACGCCCGGCCCTCGAGCGCGGCGACGCTCTTCTACCGCGACTTCGTCGGGCAGAAGATCAAGGCGGAGTGGCGCGCCCAGGTCGCCGAGGCCTTCGAGAGCGCCCGCATCGTCGACACCTCCGCGCCGGACTGGTTCGAGGAGACCCCGACCCGGGTGCGCGCCGTGCCCGTCATCCGGCGCCTCGGCGGCTCCGACAGCGCGACCACGGACCAGCCGATCGCGGTCGTCACCCGGCACACCAACCTCAGCGAGACGCGGACCCCCAGCCGCCAGGAGCTGACCTTCAACGACTGCGCGAACGACCTCTTCTCGATGATCGCCTCGGGCGACTTCCCCGATCTCGGCGCGCCGACCGGCCCCCGGCGCGGCGCCCCGCGTGCCTCCGACGGCCTGATCCGCCTCGACGTCGACGGCATCACCACCTTCGCGAGCCCCAACGCGCTCTCGGCGTTCAACCGCATCGGCTTCGCGGACGAGCTCGAGGGCGAGTCCCTCGCCGAGGTCACCACCGGCCTGGTCGCCGGCAAGGTCGTCATCGACGAGTCGCTGCCGCTGGTCGTCACCGGCCGGGCGCCCTGGCGCACCGACATCGAGGCGCGCGGCGTCACCGTCTCGCTGCGCGCGATCCCGATCCGCGACCGCGGCGAGCGCGTCGGCGCCGTCGTGCTCTGCCGCGACGTGACCGAGCTGCGGCACCAGGAGCGGGAGCTGATCACCAAGGACGCGACGATCCGCGAGATCCACCACCGGGTGAAGAACAACCTGCAGACGGTCGCCTCGCTGCTGCGCATCCAGGCCCGGCGGACCCACTCGGACCTCGCGCGGGAGGCGCTGACGCAGGCCATGCGCCGCGTCGCCGCGATCGCGGTCGTGCACGACACGCTCTCCGAGGGGCTCGCGCAGAACGTCGACTTCGACGCGGTGTTCGACCGCGTACTGCTGCTCATCGCCGAGGTCGCCTCGACGCACAACACCACGGTGCACCCCACCTTCACCGGCAGCTTCGGCGACCTGCCGAGCGAGTACGCGACTCCGCTCGCCCTCGCGCTGACCGAGCTGGTCACCAACGCGGTCGAGCACGGGCTGGCCGGCCGCGAGGGCGACGTCGAGATCGTCGCGACCCGCGGCGACGACGAGCTGACCGTCAAGGTGCGCGACACCGGCGTCGGACTGCCGGAGGGCAAGGTCGGCTCGGGCCTGGGCACGCAGATCGTGCGCACCCTGATCCAGGGCGAGCTCGGCGGGACGATCGACTGGCACACGCTGGTCGGCCGCGGCACCGAGGTCACCATCGAGGTGCCGCTGCGCTGGCTCAAGGGCCCGCGGGTCTGA
- a CDS encoding WhiB family transcriptional regulator, whose translation MDWRDKAACLTADPELFFPVGNTGPAVDQIEKAKTVCGRCTVTEVCLQYALETGQDSGVWGGLSEDERRALKRRAARARRAS comes from the coding sequence ATGGACTGGCGCGACAAGGCCGCTTGCCTCACCGCTGACCCCGAGCTTTTCTTCCCGGTCGGCAACACCGGACCCGCCGTCGACCAGATCGAGAAGGCGAAGACGGTCTGCGGTCGCTGCACCGTCACGGAGGTCTGCCTCCAGTACGCCCTCGAGACCGGCCAGGACTCGGGCGTCTGGGGCGGCCTCAGCGAGGACGAGCGCCGCGCCCTCAAGCGCCGCGCCGCCCGCGCCCGCCGCGCCTCGTAG
- a CDS encoding aldo/keto reductase has product MDSTRLGLSGLQVSSIILGCMSFGAPDRGAHGWSMGEEESRPFLRRALELGITTFDTADVYSDGTSEEFVGRALADFAVREEVVIATKVHGTMRPSANGGGLSRRHILSAIDDSLRRLGTDYVDLYQIHRWDPLVPIEETMETLHDVVRSGKARYIGASSMWAWQFAKAQYTADLGGWTRFVSMQDQYNLIQREDERELHPFCLDQGVGVIPWSPLARGRLTRDWDATTSRTETDLYGKTLYHQQEEADRRTAGTVERIAAERGVPRAQVALAWVRQQEAVTAPIVGATKMQHLEDAVASVDLELTPEELDALGADYAPRFNEGF; this is encoded by the coding sequence ATGGACTCCACCCGACTCGGCCTCAGCGGCCTCCAGGTCTCCTCGATCATCCTCGGCTGCATGAGCTTCGGCGCCCCCGACCGCGGTGCGCACGGCTGGAGCATGGGGGAGGAGGAGTCGCGGCCCTTCCTCCGCCGCGCTCTCGAGCTCGGCATCACCACCTTCGACACCGCCGACGTCTACTCCGACGGCACGAGCGAGGAGTTCGTCGGCCGGGCCCTCGCCGACTTCGCCGTGCGCGAGGAGGTCGTCATCGCGACCAAGGTGCACGGCACGATGCGTCCGAGCGCCAACGGCGGCGGACTCTCGCGCCGGCACATCCTCAGCGCCATCGACGACAGCCTCCGCCGCCTCGGCACCGACTACGTCGACCTCTACCAGATCCACCGCTGGGACCCGCTGGTGCCGATCGAGGAGACGATGGAGACCCTGCACGACGTCGTCCGCTCGGGCAAGGCGCGCTACATCGGCGCATCGAGCATGTGGGCGTGGCAGTTCGCGAAGGCGCAGTACACCGCGGACCTCGGCGGCTGGACCCGCTTCGTCTCGATGCAGGACCAGTACAACCTCATCCAGCGCGAGGACGAGCGCGAGCTGCACCCGTTCTGCCTCGACCAGGGCGTCGGGGTCATCCCGTGGTCGCCGCTGGCCCGCGGGCGCCTCACCCGCGACTGGGACGCGACCACGTCGCGCACGGAGACCGACCTCTACGGCAAGACGCTCTACCACCAGCAGGAGGAGGCCGACCGCCGCACAGCGGGCACGGTCGAGCGCATCGCGGCGGAGCGCGGCGTCCCGCGCGCGCAGGTCGCCCTCGCCTGGGTGCGCCAGCAGGAGGCGGTGACCGCGCCCATCGTCGGCGCGACGAAGATGCAGCACCTCGAGGACGCGGTCGCCTCCGTCGACCTCGAGCTGACGCCCGAGGAGCTCGACGCGCTCGGCGCCGACTACGCCCCGCGCTTCAACGAGGGCTTCTAG
- the bcp gene encoding thioredoxin-dependent thiol peroxidase, with protein MTDTAVPPIPADARLSAGDAAPAFSLPDQDGRPVDLADLRGRRVILFFYPQADTPGCTTEACDFRDSTAALQAAGYEVLGVSRDTPEALRRWADEHGLAYPLLSDPDMTVHRAYGVWGEKNSYGKTVVGVLRSTFVVGPEGDLEFAQYNVRATGHVQALRKKLKLA; from the coding sequence ATGACCGACACCGCAGTCCCCCCGATCCCCGCCGACGCGCGCCTCTCCGCCGGCGACGCCGCGCCCGCCTTCTCTCTGCCCGACCAGGACGGCCGACCGGTCGACCTCGCCGATCTCCGCGGCCGCCGCGTCATCCTCTTCTTCTACCCGCAGGCCGACACCCCCGGCTGCACGACCGAGGCGTGCGATTTCCGCGACAGCACGGCGGCGCTCCAGGCGGCCGGCTACGAGGTGCTCGGCGTCTCGCGCGACACCCCGGAGGCGCTGCGCCGCTGGGCGGACGAGCACGGCCTCGCCTACCCGCTGCTGAGCGACCCGGACATGACCGTCCACCGCGCCTACGGCGTGTGGGGCGAGAAGAACAGCTACGGCAAGACGGTCGTCGGCGTCCTGCGCTCGACCTTCGTCGTCGGGCCCGAGGGCGACCTCGAGTTCGCGCAGTACAACGTGCGCGCCACCGGACACGTGCAGGCGCTGCGGAAGAAGCTCAAGCTGGCTTGA
- the rsgA gene encoding ribosome small subunit-dependent GTPase A, with translation MSWWTDSGLDADGVLDDFDGYDESDARVRPNPKGTKPRTKNRPAYEDAEIAMVLGVDRGRYTVMIGDGTPEEHEFTAARARELRKQAIVPGDRVDVVGDSSGDEGTLARIVRIRERSTLLRRSADDTDAIERVIVANADQMVCVVAAADPEPRTRLVDRYLVAAFDAGITPMLCITKTDLADPAPFLRNFEGLDLRVFLSSQDEPPVDEIAEALLGHETVVVGHSGVGKSTLVNKLVPDAHRAIGRVNTVTGRGRHTSSSTVSLRVERGDRHGWVIDTPGVRSFGLGHVNTDNILGAFTTLAVLAEDCPRGCTHLPDSPDCAIIEAVEGGLLGASGPERLDSLQRLLTTFATTDGSRR, from the coding sequence GTGTCGTGGTGGACGGACAGCGGCCTCGACGCCGACGGTGTGCTCGACGACTTCGACGGCTACGACGAGTCGGACGCGCGGGTGCGGCCGAACCCGAAGGGGACCAAGCCGCGCACGAAGAACAGGCCGGCCTACGAGGACGCCGAGATCGCGATGGTCCTCGGCGTCGACCGCGGCCGCTACACGGTGATGATCGGCGACGGCACGCCCGAGGAGCACGAGTTCACGGCGGCGCGCGCCCGGGAGCTGCGCAAGCAGGCGATCGTCCCCGGCGACCGCGTCGACGTGGTCGGCGACTCCAGCGGCGACGAGGGCACCCTCGCCCGCATCGTCCGGATCCGCGAGCGCTCCACGCTGCTGCGCCGCAGCGCCGACGACACCGACGCGATCGAGCGCGTGATCGTCGCCAACGCCGACCAGATGGTCTGCGTGGTGGCCGCCGCCGACCCGGAGCCGCGCACCCGCCTCGTCGACCGCTACCTGGTCGCCGCCTTCGACGCCGGCATCACCCCGATGCTCTGCATCACCAAGACCGACCTCGCCGATCCCGCGCCCTTCCTCCGCAACTTCGAGGGACTCGACCTCCGGGTGTTCCTCTCCAGCCAGGACGAGCCGCCCGTCGACGAGATCGCCGAGGCGCTGCTCGGTCACGAGACCGTCGTCGTCGGCCACTCCGGAGTCGGCAAGTCGACGCTCGTGAACAAGCTCGTCCCCGACGCGCACCGGGCGATCGGCCGGGTCAACACGGTGACCGGGCGCGGCCGGCACACCTCCTCCTCCACCGTCTCGCTGAGGGTCGAGCGCGGCGACCGGCACGGCTGGGTCATCGACACCCCGGGCGTGCGCTCCTTCGGCCTCGGCCACGTGAACACCGACAACATCCTCGGCGCCTTCACGACGCTCGCCGTGCTCGCCGAGGACTGCCCGCGCGGCTGCACGCACCTGCCCGACTCCCCCGACTGCGCGATCATCGAGGCCGTCGAGGGCGGGCTGCTCGGGGCGAGCGGGCCGGAGCGCCTCGACTCGCTCCAGCGCCTCCTGACCACCTTCGCCACCACCGACGGAAGCAGACGATGA